A single Lolium perenne isolate Kyuss_39 chromosome 6, Kyuss_2.0, whole genome shotgun sequence DNA region contains:
- the LOC127308408 gene encoding putative F-box/LRR-repeat/kelch-repeat protein At1g11620, which yields MTFCRRRRHPNSSPAAPLEDDDLLAEILLRLPPQPSSLPRASLTCRRWRLLVRDPRFLRRFRAHHRSRGAGPVLGFFTDEGIGISFHPTLDPPNRVPPEPFRLQITGSLLNCRIVCCRDGLALLVNVHPGKVLVWDPVTGDRRSLLLPQVFRNMDKFYSGMVLRSAAAVGDVDPFQFQVVLVRCIKGPHARAIACVYSSDTRAWGDLVQISTPLLRTLSVARSGALVGRSLYWSLYGNSSNAILEFDLDRQNLAVIPLHMEGWIMSAEGGGLGLVSVSGQRAQLWKRETDSDSVTTWCLTKTIHLNNLLPTISWDRLIVDFMDESNMLIMGTLDGIGIFTVHTESMQCKQLPVEFKILPRVFKPFASVYTAEMGVGAEHAGAELLHNR from the exons ATGACattctgccgccgccgccgccatcccaACTCGTCGCCGGCGGCGCCGCTCGAGGACGACGACCTCCTCGCGGAGATCCTCCTCCGGCTCCCCCCGCAGCCATCCTCCCTCCCGCGCGCCTCCCTCACCTGCAGGCGCTGGCGCCTTCTCGTCCGCGACCCCCGCTTCCTCCGCCGCTTCCGCGCCCACCACCGCTCCCGCGGCGCTGGCCCCGTCCTCGGTTTCTTCACCGATGAAGGCATAGGTATATCCTTCCACCCTACCCTGGATCCCCCCAACCGCGTCCCGCCCGAGCCCTTCCGCTTGCAGATCACCGGCAGCCTGCTCAACTGTCGGATCGTCTGCTGCCGCGACGGCCTCGCGCTGCTTGTCAACGTGCATCCGGGCAAGGTACTGGTCTGGGACCCTGTTACTGGCGACCGGCGCAGCCTGCTCCTTCCCCAGGTTTTCCGCAACATGGACAAGTTCTACAGCGGGATGGTGCTTCGCTCTGCTGCTGCTGTCGGAGATGTCGACCCTTTCCAGTTCCAGGTGGTGCTCGTGCGATGCATCAAGGGACCTCATGCGCGAGCGATTGCTTGTGTTTACTCCTCGGATACCCGCGCATGGGGTGATCTTGTTCAGATATCGACGCCGCTTCTACGCACACTTTCTGTGGCCAGGTCGGGCGCCTTGGTTGGGCGTTCGCTTTACTGGTCGCTTTATGGGAATTCGAGTAATGCCATCCTTGAGTTTGATTTGGATAGGCAGAACCTAGCTGTGATTCCATTACATATGGAGGGATGGATTATGTCCGCAGAGGGTGGTGGACTTGGCTTGGTCTCTGTTTCGGGTCAGAGAGCACAACTATGGAAGAGGGAGACTGATTCTGATAGTGTAACGACATGGTGCCTGACAAAAACGATTCATCTGAACAACCTTCTTCCCACGATTTCATGGGATAGACTGATCGTAGACTTCATGGACGAAAGTAATATGCTGATCATGGGGACACTTGACGGTATTGGTATCTTCACGGTCCACACGGAGTCAATGCAGTGCAAGCAACTTCCTGTAGAGTTCAAAATATTACCCCGCGTGTTTAAACCATTTGCCAGCGTCTATACTGCAG AAATGGGCGTTGGTGCTGAACATGCTGGAGCTGAACTCTTGCACAATAGATAA
- the LOC139829802 gene encoding putative F-box protein At3g16210 produces the protein MFRGDSESEMTCRCRRRRPNSSPPPALEDDDLLAEILLRLPPQPSSLPRASLTCKRWRRLIRDPGFLRRFRAHHRSRGTAPVLGFFTKEDSGISFHPTLDPPNRVPPERFRLHITGSPFNCRIVCCRDGLVLLVNVHPGQVLVWDPVTGDQRRLLLPLVFRNYDKFYSGMVLRCPAAIGDGDHFRFQVVLVRCIKGRHARAVACVYSSDTRAWGDLIQISTPLLRALYVERPKSGALVGRSLCWLLCGKSTAILEFDLDRQNLAVIPSDLKGWIMSSEGGGLASVSLCAHTAQIWKREIGSNGVAKWMLTKTIHLDKLLPLSPGDRFFAHFAEENSMLVLGFSEGIFTVQTESMQIKKLPVNIKELPYVFIPFSSVYTAEMGVGAEHAGALAQ, from the exons ATGTTTCGAGGCGACAGCGAGAGCGAAATGACATgccgatgccgccgccgccgccccaactcgtcgccgccgccggcgctggAGGATGACGACCTCCTCGCGGAGATCCTCCTCCGCCTTCCCCCGCAACCGTCCTCCCTCCCGCGCGCCTCCCTCACCTGCAAGCGCTGGCGCCGTCTCATCCGCGACCCCGGCTTCCTCCGCCGCTTCCGCGCCCACCACCGCTCCCGCGGCACTGCCCCCGTCCTCGGTTTCTTCACCAAGGAAGACAGTGGTATATCCTTCCATCCTACCCTGGATCCCCCCAACCGCGTCCCGCCCGAGCGCTTCCGCCTGCACATCACCGGCAGCCCGTTCAACTGTCGGATCGTCTGCTGCCGCGACGGCCTCGTTCTGCTTGTCAACGTGCATCCGGGCCAGGTTCTGGTGTGGGACCCCGTCACCGGCGACCAGCGCCGCCTGCTCCTTCCCCTGGTTTTCCGCAACTATGACAAGTTCTACAGCGGGATGGTGCTCCGCTGTCCTGCTGCTATCGGAGACGGTGACCATTTCCGGTTCCAGGTGGTGCTTGTACGCTGCATCAAGGGACGCCATGCGCGAGCGGTTGCTTGCGTTTACTCCTCGGATACCCGCGCATGGGGCGATCTCATTCAGATATCGACGCCGCTTCTACGCGCACTTTATGTGGAACGGCCAAAGTCAGGCGCTTTGGTTGGGCGTTCCCTTTGCTGGTTGCTTTGTGGGAAATCGACCGCCATCCTTGAGTTTGATTTGGATAGGCAGAACCTAGCTGTGATTCCATCCGATCTGAAAGGATGGATTATGTCATCGGAGGGTGGTGGGCTTGCATCGGTCTCTCTTTGTGCTCACACAGCGCAAATATGGAAGAGGGAGATTGGTTCCAATGGTGTAGCGAAATGGATGCTGACTAAAACCATTCATCTGGACAAACTTCTTCCACTGAGTCCAGGTGACAGATTCTTTGCACACTTCGCAGAGGAAAACAGTATGCTCGTCCTAGGGTTCAGTGAGGGTATCTTCACAGTCCAGACAGAGTCAATGCAGATCAAGAAACTTCCTGTAAACATCAAAGAATTACCCTATGTCTTTATACCATTTTCAAGTGTCTATACTGCAG AAATGGGAGTTGGTGCTGAACATGCTGGAGCTCTTGCACAATAA